The proteins below are encoded in one region of Phaeodactylum tricornutum CCAP 1055/1 chromosome 3, complete sequence:
- a CDS encoding predicted protein, translating to MDCHKRLSSTHLQKVVKFCRGRGNVLGEKFFHFRQMTMHYATLRWLKKKSNPIGWLCAQKRPFDGLMKTLGSYKSQDTPDYLIVVDDDTWVNIDQLVSSLRSMYPAELPYAIAGCMIRSRVHEHNFTIPYGGWGMIFSRPAIENLMKPLYCNTAPNNFEDEFVRLACWRLSESPIGEQPLFREGMSVAQLMHAYVNDQPYQQVDSWNSLGYCLHSDWVWGYFTNFYHISVHTNTPKFSSLLEDRLQGFNGSMIYAGRPTPETEELKRECRNQGDDMCTKNSNMCHYVTPQHMERLTLQLQGQ from the coding sequence aTGGATTGCCACAAAAGACTTTCATCAACACACCTGCAAAAGGTGGTCAAGTTCTGCAGGGGTCGTGGAAATGTACTAGGAGAGAAATTCTTTCACTTCAGACAAATGACAATGCATTACGCAACCCTACGATGgttgaaaaagaagtcaaacCCGATTGGTTGGCTTTGCGCACAAAAGCGGCCATTCGATGGTCTGATGAAAACTTTGGGCTCGTACAAGTCGCAGGATACCCCCGACTACTTAATAGTAGTGGATGACGATACTTGGGTGAATATAGATCAGCTGGTGTCGAGTTTGCGATCAATGTATCCAGCTGAACTCCCTTATGCTATTGCGGGGTGTATGATTCGCTCTCGTGTACACGAACACAATTTCACCATTCCCTACGGAGGCTGGGGGATGATCTTTAGCCGACCAGCAATTGAAAACCTGATGAAGCCGCTTTACTGCAACACTGCTCCAAACAATTTTGAGGATGAGTTTGTGCGTTTGGCTTGCTGGCGTCTTTCGGAAAGCCCTATTGGTGAGCAGCCCCTTTTCCGAGAAGGCATGAGCGTGGCTCAGTTAATGCACGCGTATGTGAATGATCAGCCATACCAGCAAGTCGATTCTTGGAATTCCCTAGGCTACTGCTTGCATAGCGATTGGGTTTGGGGTTACTTTACAAATTTTTATCATATCTCCGTGCATACAAATACTCCGAAATTTTCTAGCCTACTGGAAGATCGACTGCAAGGGTTTAATGGCTCGATGATTTATGCAGGACGACCAACTCCAGAAACCGAGGAACTCAAGCGAGAATGCAGGAATCAAGGCGACGACATGTGCACGAAAAACTCAAACATGTGCCACTATGTCACTCCCCAGCATATGGAAAGGCTAACTCTGCAGCTGCAGGGCCAATAG